DNA from Campylobacter concisus:
TCTTTTGCTTCATACCGCCAGAGAGTTTGTAAAAGGACTTGTTTAAATTTGCATGCAGGTCAAGCTCTAAAAGCTTGCTAAATTTCTCTATCTCTTCAAATTTGACATTTGAGCTTTTGGAGACAAATTCGCAAAGCTCACGCAGGCTAAATTTAAGTGGCGGTGGGGTTTGCGGCACAAATGAGATAAACTTTAGCGCCTCTTTTCTATCTTTTAGGGTATTTACGCCTTTTATCGCGACACTTCCGCTATTTGGCACAAACTCGCCCAAGATGATACGCATGAGCGAGCTTTTGCCAGCTCCATTTTGCCCAAGTATCGCTATCTTTTCGCTAGCTTTTACATTTAGACTGACGCTATCAAGTATCTTTTGCGAGCCAAAAATTTTCGTTACTTCTTTTATATCTATCAAAAAAATTCCTTATATGAGTTTCTTAAAGCCATTGTCAAATTTAAGCGCATCTTGGTGGCACACGTCGATACACCTGCCACAAAGCGTGCAGTCAGCCCCTGCTATCCTAAAGAGCTTTTTACTATCGTCAGTTTTTGCCCCCTTTTTTGTCATAAAAAGCACGTGTGGCACTAGGCAAACATCGGTGCAAACTAAGCAGTGATCGCACTTTTCTTTATCCCAGCTGACCTTTATCGCATTTGGCTTTGCTAGTAGCGAATAGCTCGCTCCAACAGGGCAAACATACCTGCACCATGCCCTGCGCGAAAAGAAAATTTCAACCACAAGCATAGCCACGACTAGCCAGATAGCGTGAAAGTAGCCGTAGATGATAAATCTTGAAAATATCCCAACGACGTTAAAAATTTCAAAGACAAGACTTGAGCTAGCAAAGCTAAGAGCCAAAAACAAAATGGTAAATATGTAGCGCCACTTTGTGTCAAAAACTCGCGGTTTTACTATCTTTTTTGCACGCAAATTTTCATGTATTTTCTCAGCTATCTCGCTTATAAGTGAGTATGGGCAAACCCACGAGCAAAAGCCCCTGCCTCCAAAAATAATGTAAAAGGCTAAGATGCTAAGCGAGCCGATTAGTAAATTTACATGAATTTCATGCGTTGCCAAAAAGACTTGCAAGCTCATAAAAGCGTCTGCTAGGTGAAAGCCAAGTATCCTTGAAGCGCTGATGTCACCCTCTAAAATTTGCACATCGACCCTGTATGAGAGCACAAATAAAAGATGGACTAGCACGATGGTGAAAATGCGCCAAAAACGTATGCTTGGGCGCTTTTTGCCATCTTTTGTAGTCGTTATTAGCGTGCTTAGAAAGCTTACGTTTCTAACGGTCGCACGAACGTTATATTTATCCATTTTTACTTTTTAAATTTAGAAATTTCATCAGCAAGGCTGTTTAGTTCGCTGTCGCTAACGTTTGTTAGCAGTCCCTTCATAAGCGTGTTTTGCACCTTGCCAGCTTTATAATCAGCTAGTTTTTTTAGCAGATCTTCTTTGCTTAGATGAGTGATGTCAGGCGCTACTATGCCTTTGCCATTTGCGCCGTGACATGGTGCGCAAGAGGTAAGATACTGCCTACTAACGCCTTCATTTTGTGTCTTAGCCACACTTAGGCTTAGCTCTTTTACCTTTTTTAGCTCGTCTTCGCTGGCAAATTCCTCGCTAGACTTTGACTGCTCTTTTGAGATATTTTGCTCTACTTTTGGCTGAACGCTAGCTTCTGCTTTCTCCTTTTTAGGCGGAGTTTGGCTTAGCATAAATACCATGATGCCACATATCAGCACCGCTAAAATGATCGTTATGATTTTTCCGATTTTCATTGTTTGCTCCTAAACTGCGCATTAAAATCGCTTATCTCTTTGGCTAGCTTTCTAATCTCACTCTCATCCATCTTTTTAACAAGATCACGCATTAGCACATTTACCTTCTCTTTGTTTTTATAAGCGTTTATCATCTTGAAAATTTCATCCTCGCTCTTTGTTAAAAGAGATGGTCCGATGATGCCATTTGCATAGTCATCGTGGCAGGCTGAGCACTTAGTGATGAAGTCTTTGCTAAGTCTGCCCTTTATAAGCCTTAAATTTATACTTTGAAGCGGGCTTTTTACCATGGCAAGCGCTCCGATCTGGCGACTTACGTTATTGTCTTCAAGACCAAATTTGACGCTTTTTTCGCCGTGCATATCGTATTTTATAAATTCATTTTGCTTATTTATGCTTTGGTTATCTTCATTTTTTTCGACCTTTATGCTAGCACTTGTCGCTACCTTTGCGCCTTGCTCACTAGCAGCCTCTTGCGCTTTGTCCTCGCTCTTTTCACAGCCGACAAATATCAACGCAGCAGCTATTAAAGGTATTATTACTCTCATTTTTTCTCCTTGTAAATTTCATCATAACTCATCTTTGGGGCGATATTTATGATCTTTGCTGGGCAGACCTCAGCACAAACACCACAACCCACACAGCCATTTTTTATGAGCGGCAAATTTGTCTGGCTCATCACTATCGCGCTATCGCCAACTGGGCAAAGCGTGACACAAAGATCGCAAATTTGACCGATCTTGCCTTTTATCTTATCTTTTAGCGCCTCTTCTCTGTCGTTATAAGCTTTGCGATCAAGTAGATGCTTAACGCCAGCTTCGCTTAAATTTTCTCTTTTCACGCTCAAACAGGCTGCCGTGCCACTTAAAACTGCAACGCCCATTTTGACGTCACCCACGACCTTTGTCGCGTGATCGAGCGCACCGCTAGGACAGGCTAGCACACATGGGAAAAGATCACACAAGTAGCAGCCTCGCTCTTTGGCGTCGATGTGAGCTGAGCCACTTGAGTAGCCATCTTCTATATCAAGTAAATTTATACTGTGATAAGGGCATACTTGCACGCACTGACCACATTTTACGCAAAGATCATCAAAGTCATCAACAGCACCTGGTGGTCTAAGATAGAGCTTGTCGCCACTACTTTTTGGCAAAAACTTGCCTATGGCGTATCCAGCCACTGCTGCGGCTGAGCCAATTATCATAAAATTTCTTCTATCCACGTTTTGACCTTAAAGCGTTGAAATTTGAAGCATCGAGCGGTTTTATCCTAGGCGAATTATCTTCAAGTAGCTTTATCGGCTCAGAAAATGGAGCTAGTTTGGCTAAGAAATTTAAGACACTAAAGACGCTTGAGCCGTAGAAAAACTGCAAATTTGGATAGTACTGCCAAAGCTGATCGATATATGAGAGATGCAAAAATGGCGTGTCGCCGTAGCCATCTTTATCTCTATCAAAGCTCTCATACTCATCATAATAATTCTTACTCCACCTATTTAAAAGCATCTTTTCGCCCGGAGTGTCATTTACGACGATGTCCATGTTGCCGATAAAGTCGTTGTTTTCAAAGATGCTTGTGCCTTGCGTAGCGTGAAAATAAACGCCAACCACGTTGTGTAAAATTTTATTGCCCATAAAATTTATCGTCGATCCTGGCTGAAAGGGCGAGTTATCAAGTAAGATGCCACGCGCATTATAGATAAGTGTGTTGTTTTCTATCGTAAAGTCAGACACGTCCTTTAGTCCGATGCCGATGCCAAAAGCGCCGTCACTATCCATAACGAGGTTGTTTTTTATATTTGAGCCAGCTGAATACATAAAAAACATACCAACAGCGTTGCCGATAAATTCGTTATTTTCGACTAAATTTTGATTAGCATACATGAAGTGAAGCGAGTATCTGCTGCCAACTGCCTTGTTGCTTAGAAATTTATTGTGGCTTGCGTACCATGCGACCATGTCACGGCTGTCGCGGATATTGTTGTGCTCGATCAAATTTTCATGGCTATACCAAAGTCTCACCGCATCGCCTCTAAAGCCAAGGCTAGCGCCCTTTTTTGAGGTGATGTTGTTTTCAGTGATCTTTGAGCTACTGCACTCTTTAAAATCAATCCCAAAAAGCACGTCGCTTATGTCGTTTTTAGAAATTTCTACGTTATTTGCCTTATCACAGCCTATGCCAGCGTCAAGTTCGCCAAGGTCGTTGCCACTGCCACTTATCTTTAAATTTTTAAGTGTCACATTTGAAGCGATGATCTTTATAACGCTGCCTTTGCCGCTCCCTTTTATATGGGCATTTTTGCCCTCACCGATGATGCTAAGAGGCTTATTTATCGTTATACCACCTTCATAAACAGCGTCCCCTAGCTTTATCACATCGCCAGGACTTGCGTTATTTATCGCATCTTGAAGGACGTTTGCAAAGCCAAAAAGTGGCAAAAAGGCAAGGGCAAATTTAAAAAATTTACGCATTTAGCTCTTTTTTCTTTGAAAAGACCGCAAGTATGCAAAGCACGCTCATCACCATCATCACCCAAAAGCCGATGGTCGGATAAGAGTGGGTCGTAAAGTGCGCCACGCTACCATCGCCTAAAACGGTTGGCATAAATGGCTTTATCTTAAAGGCGCCCCACTCTTGCATATTGTGTCCGTACCAATATAGCCAGCCCACAAATGCGCTCATAAATAGCACAGGTGCGATGATAGTTGGCACCATGAGAAGCGAGTTAAATTTACCGTCATAGTATAAAAATGCAAGCATGCAAAGTGTTGCTATTAGTAGATAATAAGGCGCGATCGCTCGCTCGACATTGCCGCCATGTTCCATAGGATACATGCCGATGTAGTGGTTTATCGTGTTCATCTCGTGCACGTCGCCGCTATATCCATCTACGTGAAAATATACTGGGATGCCATCTGGAAAGGCTGCCTTTGGGTAGTTTGGCGCTTCAAGAGATACGTACCAGATAGGAAAAGATGGCGTGCCAATCTCTGCTTTTTGCTCGATCATCTTATGAAGATCACTTGCCACCTCTTTTGGCAAAAGGTGGTTTTTATACTGAAATGAGCTATAAAGATCGTAGATAGTGTAGCTATAAGATGGTAGCTCATCGCCCGCGGCTATACGCTCTTTAGCTCCATGCCAGCCAAGAACTGGCAGAGTAAAACAAACGCTCATGATGATAAGTGCAACAATGGTATAAATTTTATATTTACTCATAATCTCTCCTTTAAATTTTAAAATTTAGCCTAGCAAAAGTTAAATTTTAAAATTTAAAAGGGGCAAAGATGCCCCTTAAAACTACATACCTGCGTTTTCGTCTATCCATTTTAGATACTGGATTATATTTTTGATCTCTTCGTCGTTCATATGCTGATTTGGCATTCTAAGTTTAAAGAAGTCAATCATCGCTTTAACGTAGTCATCGTTATAGAATTTAGCAGGGTCTTTGATGAAGTCTGCTACCCATTTTTCGCCGTTTTCGTGTCTTAGCAAGACGCCAGTTAGGTCTGGACCTGAGCTTACTTGACCGATAACGTGGCAACCATTACATCCGCCTTTTAGATAAGCCTCTTCACCTTTTGCAGCAGCTGGGCTCATCGGGGTTGCGATCTCTTTAGCTAGGTTGTTTTTAGCTCTTAGACCAACGTCAGCAGTTTTTACCATGTATTGCCATACTTGGTACTCCCAAAGGATAGCGCCATTTACGTCGCCTTTTTTGTAAGCTTCGTCAGCTTTAGCTTTTACCTCTTTGATGTGGCCGTATTGATCAAGTGCATCATCAACCAAAGCTTTTACTTTTGGATATTTCTCATAATGTTTCTCTTTTAGGTATTTAACAACCTCCTGGATAACATCATCAGTAGCTTTGTTAGTTGCGATTACTTTATCGTACTCGGCTTTTAAAGCCTCTGGACTTAGAGTTTTTAGCTTGCTATTTTTTGCAGATTCATATTTTTTATTTGGATCTTTAACAAGCAAATAACCCATCATCTCAAGGTGAAGTGCTGAACAAAACTCGGTGCAGTAGTATGGGAAGACGCCTTCCATATCAGCTACGAAATTTACTGAAGCAGTTTTGCCAGGCTCAAGTGAAGCGTGGATGTTGTAAAGGTCGATGCCAAAGCCGTGAGTCTCATCTTGCGCGCGCTCTAGGTTTGTTAGGTGAATTGTTACATTATCGCCTTTATTTACCTCGATGTGCTCTGGGTTGATGTGACTTCTGATCATTGTTGCATAGACAGTTACGTTTTTGCCGTTTCTCTCAACTCTTTCTTGACCAGCTAGTGTTGCAAATGGGCTTGCCTCGCCTGTTCTTGAGTTTGTACCCATGTTGTAAGTAAGCGCTGGAGTTAGTTTGCTAGCAGCTATTGAAACAACATCGTGTGGCTCACCAAGTGGGATCGGCATATCATAGATTAGCTCCATTTTTGGACCATTGATGTCTATTAATTGGTGGTTTTGTGGATGGAGTGGGCCAACTGGGTTGAAGCGATCGATTGAAAGTTTATCAAGTGCGATTGCATATTTGCCAACTGGTTTTGCTGATTTGCCCTCCATTGTGTCAAGGTGACCGATGTTGTAATGAACATTTATCTTGTCAAGCACTTTTAAATTTTTATAGTCCCATTTTACGATTTGACTATCAACGTAAAGTGAAGTATAAAGTACGCCATCTTGTGAGTCAAATGATGTATGCAGTGGTCCAAGGCCAAGTTCGACTTGTCCGTGCATTGACTTTTCTCTATCTAAGATAGGTATGCCGTATGGGTCAGTGCCAGCGTACTCTTTTTTGTCGATTAGCTCTTTGATCTTTTTAAAGTCATAAACTGATGCGTGAGTATCAAGCTTACCACCAACGATGATGTATCTGCCATCTGGTGTTACGTCACAACCGTGCGGGCTCTTTGACTCTGGGATCAAAAATAGTGCTCCAGCTTTAACAGCAGCCTCTATCGTGATCACTCTGTGACCATTTACAACTTTGTAGTTTTTCTTATCCTGTGCAAGTTTTTCTAAAATTTGCCAGTTATAAACATGTAAGAAGTCAGTATCATTTCTACTAGCACCTGCCTCAAATGGAGGAAGACCTTTTTCGATACCGCCTGTATACATCTCGCTATTTATTGAGTTTGTAAAGCCCCAGCCGTAGCTCTCGCCCTTACCAGCGTCGCTTAGGTCTTGCCAGTATGGAGGAAGCTCAAGTGAGAAAGATGCTTTCTCGTCAATCTTGCCTTTTGGATAGTCAAATTTCCAAAATGTCACAGCGCCTCTATAGACAGCTTCGTAGTCGTCCATTGAGTGGTAGTTGTCATCAAGTGGAGCTGCGTACTGGCTAGCTTCGATGACGTACTCGCTGTTTGGAGTGATGAAGCTACCACCGTGCTCACTCTTCATGATAGGGTTTACGACCATTTGAGTTGTCTCAAAGTCTTTTAAATTTATGACAGCGATCCTTGGGTTTGCCTTGTCGTTGATAAATAGATAATCACCAACATACTCACCATTTTTCTCAGTGAAATTTGGGTGGTGCGTATCGCCCCAAGTTATCTCTTTGCCCCTGATGTTGCCTTGTTTTAAAACAGCTTTTGACTCATCGTCGTAGCCATATCCTTGCCAAGGCTCTGGGGTGAAAACGCCGATGTATTTATAAATTCTCATCGACGGAACGCCATAAACTAGCACTTGACCACTCTGCCCGCCAGATGAAAAGACGATGAAATCATCTTTTTTACCGCTTGGCTGGTAAGTCTTAGCAGCTGCAAGGACATCTTTTTCGCTTAGCCCGCGCTCTTTCATGACTTTTTCAAGGTCACTACTAGCAGCACAAGCAGCAGTTAAAGATAGCCCAAGCAGTGCAGCACTTGCGACACAAAATAACTTTTGCATTTACTCTCCTTTTTAAAATGAATTTATCTCTAAACTCTTTGTCTTATTGCCTAGATCCACGCCAACAAGCACGTTTTTATCTATAAAAATTTCTTTTATCTCGCCACTAAAAAGCTCTTTTTTGCCCTTTAGCTTGAAGCTTTTGTCAAATTTATAGATCACTCCGTCCTCGCTAGCTACTAAAACCTCATCTCCCACACAAGCAAGAGCTGAAATTTTAGATCTTAAAACTTGCTTTTTAGCTCCACTTTTAAGATCTAAAATTTCTCCATTTTTAAAGCCTATAAAAATTTCATCATCGCTAAATTTACAAGCGCTCACTGGTGCAAAGCCAACGCTTTTTTGCTCTTTTGCGTTAAGCTTGCTATCAAGCAAAAACGCCTTGCCATTAAAGCTTGTAAAAAACACTCCCTCACCAAGCGGTAAAAAGCTAGAAATTTTATAAACATTGTTAAAATTTTTTGATATAAATTTTTTAGAACTCTTGTCAAAAATGGCGATCGTTACGACATTTGCCATATCGCAAGCGACGTAAATTTTCTCTTTATCTAGCAAGATATTTGAAACCTTACAGCCAACATTTGGCAGAGCAAATAAAAATTCCTTCTCGCTAGCTACCTTTACGATCTCGTTGTTTAAATTTGCAACGTAAAAAGAGCTCTCATCAAAAGCACATCTTTGATCTTTGTAAATTTTCTCCTTTAGTCCTAGGCTTTTTGTCTCGCCATCTTTTACAAAGATGATGTTTTGACTATTTTCATCGATGAAACAGCCCTTACCCTCGGCAAAAAGCGCTATCAAAGATAAGCTAAGACATAGCAGAAATTTCATTATCTAGGTTACTTTCATCGTAAATTTAAAATTAACAAAAATATACATATTCATATCTTAAAAGCAAATTAGAAGTTAATTTATTTTCTTAAGCTTTTAAAGAAAAATATCAATAATTTTTTTTAAATTTTGCTATTTACAATAAATAGACTTTGGAATTTAATGGATAGAAATATATTTTTAATAAAATTTATTATATATGAAAATACGTATTTTAGGCTTTTTTTGCATTAAAAATTTAAATTATAAATATTTCTTTAAAAAAATTATTTAAATTATATAATTATATTAAGAAATGAAAAATTTCTCTTGCGTTTTGAGCAAAGCTTAAATTTTAGATTTTTGATATTTTTTTGCTTAAATTTGCTGATAACTTAAATTTGTTTAAATAGGCTATAATCCACCAAAAAAAGGAGAGATAATGCTAACACATTTAGATGAAAAAGACCGTCCAAAGATGGTCGATGTAAGCCCAAAAGATCCAACTAAAAGAGTAGCAACTGCTAGTGGGATCATCAAAATGAGCAAAGATGCTTTTAAGGCGATCAAAGAAAACACAGGCAAAAAAGGACCAGTCATCCAAACAGCCGTTGTCGCTGCGATAATGGGCGCTAAAAAGACAAGCGAGCTAATACCTATGTGCCATCCACTGGCCATTTTAGGCGTGGATTGTGACATCGAGGAGCTGCCTGAAATTTGCGCTTTTAAGCTTTTTGTAAGCGTAAAGATAGAGGGCAAAACAGGCGTCGAGATGGAGGCGCTAACAGGCGTAAGCGTGGGACTTCTTACTATTTATGATATGGTAAAAGCCATAGATAAAGGTATGGAGATCGGAAGCATCGTACTAGAGAGCAAAACAGGAGGCAAAAGTGGCGAGTATATGCGATCTAAATAATAAAAAACCAAAGATCGACTACCCAACGCACTGGGAGTACAAAGTGATCTTTGATGCGAGTGATGAGGCAGAGGCAAAGGTGAAAGATATAGTAAAAGATAGGGAATTTAAGCTAGTTTTTTCTAAATTTAGCAAGGATAAAAAATACGCGAGCTATGATCTGGCGGTGCTAGTTTTGAGCGAAGAAGAGAGACTGGAGATATTTTCAGCCCTAAAACACGAAGCAAAATACGTTTTATAAGGTAAAAATATGGATAAACTTGAGCAAAATTTACGTGATTATAAAGATAGCGAAGGGCTACTAACTAGCATAAAGGCTCTTTGCAACGACTTTTTTAAGGACGTCTCAGACAAAGATGAAAACGCACTGCCTGATCTTTTGAAGCAAAAGATGAATGAGCTTTATGACAAGATGGACAAAGAGAGCCTCATAAATGCTAAAAATCTAAAAAGCGCTATGGAGGGGATAAATCAAGCTCTAGTTAGTGGCGAAGAGAAGGAGCTTTATGAGCTATTTGATAAAAGAGATGAGATAAATAGAGCCATCGAGACAAAGCGTGAAGAGATAAAAAATAGGCTAAAAATTTCATTTGAAGCGGCTGAAGAGGTCGTAAAAGATAGAAATTTTGGCGAAAAAGAGGAAATTTTAGAGCTTTTAAACAATGCGATCATTAGAGAAACGAGAATGCTTGGCATCTTAAAAGAGAGCGCTCAAATCGCATTTTTAACGACGCTTGAGGGTGCAAAGGATGTAGAAGAGACCGCTGGTGCGATAGCTAAAAATATGACCTATTCTGCGATAAGAGGTGGGGAGTTTAGCAAAGAGCGAATGTTTGAAATTTCAAAAAATATCATCAGTGCAGCGGGAAATTTAGCAAATGAGGGGCATATCTTTGCAAAAGAGCTCATAAAAGGCGCGATAAATGGCACGAGAGATGGCATTTTAAGAGCTATTGAAAAGCTAAAAGATGAGGCTAAATTTGCTCCAGACGAGCTAAGGCTAAACTCACAGCTTTTAAATTTAAAAGCTGTAGATGAAGAGTTTATAGCGCTTCTTAAAGAGCTTGAAAACGAATTTGATGGCGTAGCTAAAAGCGAGATTGAAAGCGTGATAAATAGCGAGCTTGACACAAATCTAGCAAAATTTAAACGCATAAGTGATCAAGCGATAGAGCAGATCAGCTCAAGGCTTGAAGAGCTAAAATCAAACGGCGTTGCTAAGCTTATGAGCGAGGCGAACAATAAATTTGAAGCCCTAAAGCAAGAACTAAATGACAAGAGCAAAAAGCTAAAGCTAAATTTTGACGCTAATGATAAACTTGAAGGCCTCAAACAAGATATCGCGGAGTTTGAGAAAAAGGCGAACGACAAGCTTGAAGATATCAAACAAATGGATATAAAAACAGAAGCTAAGAAATTTGGCGATAGAGCCTATCAAGCCGCAAAAGACTTTTTAAACGTCATAAAAAAAGATAAAAAAGAGGAGTAAATTTGCCAAGCTTTTTGGCAAATTTATCATTTTGGCTAGGTCTTAGCCTAGCCTTTTATAACTTAAATTTATAAAAATAGATAGAGCAAAAACGCACCCAAGATCAAGCGGTAGATGACAAAAGGTAGCATCCTGATCCTTGAGATGATCCCCATAAATAGCTTCACGCAAATATAAGCACTAACTGCACTTATGATGACGCCAAGGGCGATGTCACTCCAAGGCAAGGCGTTTGGATCTTTTATAAGCTTGATACTCTCAAGTCCGCCAGCTAGGATGATGACTGGGATCGACATCAAAAATGAGAAATTTGCACTGCCTTTGTGGCTAAATCCTAAAAATAAGGCTGCTGTCATCGTTATACCTGATCTTGAGACGCCAGGGATGAGCGCCACAGCCTGCGCTAAGCCTATGATAAGAGCAAATTTTATGGTCATTTCATATTCACTCTTGTTTGTCGAGCGAAGATCAGCAAAGTAAAGTGCGATGCCAAAGACGATCGTAGTAACAGCGATCACAACGCCGCTTCTTGCGTACTCTTCGATTACGTTGTTAAACAAAAGTCCAAAGATGCCAACTGGGATAGTGGCAAATCCAACGCACCAGACAAGCAGGCTATCGCCCACCATCTTTCGTTGCGCGATCGAGGCAAAAAAGTCACGAAGTAGCTTGAAAATCGTATCTTTAAAATAAAAAAGTATCGCGCTTAGCGTACCAACATGCACTGCCACGTCAAAAGCAAGCCCTTGATCTGGCCAGCCAAGTAGCTTTGGTACCAAGATGAGATGAGCTGAGCTTGAAATAGGCAGAAATTCGCTTATGCCTTGCACCAAGGCTAAAACGATAACGTGAGAAATTTCCATAAAATGCCTTTTTTGATTGTAGATTGCAGTTGGGGATTTTACTCCCCAAAGTTAAATTTTATATAAGTTCGCTAGCAAAATTTGCAAGCTTTTGCGGAGTAAATCCGAAGTGATCAAATAGCTCGTTCGCCTTGCCGCTAGCGCCAAAGCTGTTCATACCATAAACTGCGTCGGCAAATTTATACCACTCATAGCCAGTTGCGGCCTCAACTGCGATGATCGTTGTGTTTTTATCTAAAATTCTAGCCACATACTCAGCTGGCTGCTCGCAAAGTAGGTCAAAACAAGGCGCTGATACGATATTTACGCCGATACCTTGCTCAGCTAGAAGTGCGGCTGCTTTTACGCAGAGTGAGACTTCGCTGCCACTTGCTATAAATGTAATCTTCGCATCTTTTGCCGAGCTTAGCAGATATGCGCCGTTGCTAACCTCGCCAAATTCGCCTTTTGCAAGTGGCTCAAGCCCTTGGCGGCTAAGCACAAAGGCACTTGGAGCGTTTAAATTTAGCGCTACTTGCCAGCTAGCTGCGTTTTCATTGCCATCAGCTGGGCGGAAAGTGTAGAAATTTGGCATAGCTCTAAATGTGCTAAGCTGCTCAATCGGCTGATGTGTCGGACCATCTTCGCCAACGCCGATGCTATCGTGTGTGAAGACAAAAAAGTGCTTGATGCCCATTAGCGCTGCTATCCTCGCACTTGGCTTTAGATAGTCGCTGAAGATGAAAAATGTCGCTGAAAATGGCAAGAAAAGACCGTATCTGGCGATGCCATTGTTGATAGCTGCCATGGCGTGCTCTCTGATGCCGTAGTGGATGTTTTTGCCATTTGGGAAGTCGCCCATGCCCTTTAGCTCGGTCTTGTTTGATGGAGCAAGATCTGCACTACCACCGATAAAGCCAGGAAGTTTTTTAGCTATCTCATTTAAAATGACATGGTTTGTATCTCTTGTGGCTAGCTTTTTATCGCTAAAGTCTGGAAATTCGAGCTTGCTAAAGTCTGGATTAAGAAGAGAATTTAGTAAATTTTTGCCTTCAATGCTTAGTGCCTCAACCTTTTTGTTCCACATAGCCTCTTCAAGATCGCCCTTTTCAACTGCACCTCTAAATCTTAAAAGCACGTCCTCGTCAATGGCAAATTTCTTCTCAGGATCAAAACCAGCTGCAGCCTTTGCCTTTTTGATGATCTCCTCGCCAAGTGGCGCGCCGTGGCTGTGGTGTGAGCCCTCAAGCTCCATTGCGCCGCGTGCTATGTGCGTGTTTGCGATGATGAGATATGGCGACTCTTTCTCGCTAGCTTGCTCAAGCGCAAATTCGATCTGGTTGAAGTCATGTCCGTCGATGCGTGCGACCTCCCAGCCCTGCGCTTCAAATCTAGCCTTGACATCCTCGCTAAATGCTATCGCTGTGTCGCCCTCGATCGTGATGTTGTTTGAGTCGTAGATGAGCACAAGGTTGTCTAGTCTTAAATTTCCAGCCACAGAACATGCCTCGTAGCTTATGCCCTCTTCTAAGTCGCCGTCGCCACAAAGGCAGTAAATTTTATGATCGATTATTTTATTATCTGGCTCATTTAGCACGTTTGCAGCGTATTTTTCTGCCATGGCAAGGCCAACTGCATTTGCTACGCCTTGACCGAGTGGGCCAGTAGCCATCTCAACGCCTGGAGTGTGAATTTCTGGATGTCCTGGGGTGTTTGAGCCAAGTTGGCGGAAATTTTTAAGCTCATCTAGGCTTAGATCGTAGCCAGTTAGATGTAAGAAGCTATAAACCAAGCTTGATGCGTGACCACCGCTAAAAACGAGCCTATCTCTGTTTAGCCATTTTGGATTTTTAGGGTTATGTTTTAAAAAGTTGCTTAAAACCACCATGATATCAGCTAGGCCCATAGGAGCACCTGGGTGTCCGCTGTTAGCGTTTTGCACCATATCAGCGCACAAAAATCTTATAGTATCGGCTTGTTTTTTTAGCATATGATCTCCTTTTATTGCGTCAGATTATACAAAAAAGTGATTAAAACTTGCCTTGCATTTTTGCCCAAAATGTCTAAAAAGTGATATAAATTTACTAAATTTACGCGCTATCTTAGATGCTTGTCTGTAAGCTCTAAGATCATCTTTGCTATGCCAGCATCTATCTGTTTTAGCGCCTCTTTTATCTCGCTAATTAGCTCATCTTTTTTCTTTTTTGCACCCTCTAAACCAAGTAAATTTGTAAA
Protein-coding regions in this window:
- the nosZ gene encoding Sec-dependent nitrous-oxide reductase, which encodes MQKLFCVASAALLGLSLTAACAASSDLEKVMKERGLSEKDVLAAAKTYQPSGKKDDFIVFSSGGQSGQVLVYGVPSMRIYKYIGVFTPEPWQGYGYDDESKAVLKQGNIRGKEITWGDTHHPNFTEKNGEYVGDYLFINDKANPRIAVINLKDFETTQMVVNPIMKSEHGGSFITPNSEYVIEASQYAAPLDDNYHSMDDYEAVYRGAVTFWKFDYPKGKIDEKASFSLELPPYWQDLSDAGKGESYGWGFTNSINSEMYTGGIEKGLPPFEAGASRNDTDFLHVYNWQILEKLAQDKKNYKVVNGHRVITIEAAVKAGALFLIPESKSPHGCDVTPDGRYIIVGGKLDTHASVYDFKKIKELIDKKEYAGTDPYGIPILDREKSMHGQVELGLGPLHTSFDSQDGVLYTSLYVDSQIVKWDYKNLKVLDKINVHYNIGHLDTMEGKSAKPVGKYAIALDKLSIDRFNPVGPLHPQNHQLIDINGPKMELIYDMPIPLGEPHDVVSIAASKLTPALTYNMGTNSRTGEASPFATLAGQERVERNGKNVTVYATMIRSHINPEHIEVNKGDNVTIHLTNLERAQDETHGFGIDLYNIHASLEPGKTASVNFVADMEGVFPYYCTEFCSALHLEMMGYLLVKDPNKKYESAKNSKLKTLSPEALKAEYDKVIATNKATDDVIQEVVKYLKEKHYEKYPKVKALVDDALDQYGHIKEVKAKADEAYKKGDVNGAILWEYQVWQYMVKTADVGLRAKNNLAKEIATPMSPAAAKGEEAYLKGGCNGCHVIGQVSSGPDLTGVLLRHENGEKWVADFIKDPAKFYNDDYVKAMIDFFKLRMPNQHMNDEEIKNIIQYLKWIDENAGM
- a CDS encoding ATP-dependent protease is translated as MKFLLCLSLSLIALFAEGKGCFIDENSQNIIFVKDGETKSLGLKEKIYKDQRCAFDESSFYVANLNNEIVKVASEKEFLFALPNVGCKVSNILLDKEKIYVACDMANVVTIAIFDKSSKKFISKNFNNVYKISSFLPLGEGVFFTSFNGKAFLLDSKLNAKEQKSVGFAPVSACKFSDDEIFIGFKNGEILDLKSGAKKQVLRSKISALACVGDEVLVASEDGVIYKFDKSFKLKGKKELFSGEIKEIFIDKNVLVGVDLGNKTKSLEINSF
- the moaC gene encoding cyclic pyranopterin monophosphate synthase MoaC; the encoded protein is MMLTHLDEKDRPKMVDVSPKDPTKRVATASGIIKMSKDAFKAIKENTGKKGPVIQTAVVAAIMGAKKTSELIPMCHPLAILGVDCDIEELPEICAFKLFVSVKIEGKTGVEMEALTGVSVGLLTIYDMVKAIDKGMEIGSIVLESKTGGKSGEYMRSK
- a CDS encoding HP0495 family protein produces the protein MASICDLNNKKPKIDYPTHWEYKVIFDASDEAEAKVKDIVKDREFKLVFSKFSKDKKYASYDLAVLVLSEEERLEIFSALKHEAKYVL
- a CDS encoding undecaprenyl-diphosphate phosphatase: MEISHVIVLALVQGISEFLPISSSAHLILVPKLLGWPDQGLAFDVAVHVGTLSAILFYFKDTIFKLLRDFFASIAQRKMVGDSLLVWCVGFATIPVGIFGLLFNNVIEEYARSGVVIAVTTIVFGIALYFADLRSTNKSEYEMTIKFALIIGLAQAVALIPGVSRSGITMTAALFLGFSHKGSANFSFLMSIPVIILAGGLESIKLIKDPNALPWSDIALGVIISAVSAYICVKLFMGIISRIRMLPFVIYRLILGAFLLYLFL